Proteins encoded within one genomic window of Gigantopelta aegis isolate Gae_Host chromosome 2, Gae_host_genome, whole genome shotgun sequence:
- the LOC121377356 gene encoding uncharacterized protein LOC121377356 yields the protein MEKALAAYRRHCQKDVPGESLKLDDISQHSEHTPQVTPRPFHLSLARVSEINPQQRKDPRQRPWTALPNKFDAVRMVAAANMAEPSSKPRQILHVKTLQMGESEVANSGIFHRNHPRDIRKYQSTTALTSKPSATLNAKTNGNVLLSSLSEKLFYSTSHQKRNNKREAWTQSGRTPSTSRYTRPNLHSAYLVVHPDWLSQSMHIQKLSLTTRPFMNNTCFEDSSFVPRRCKSAPPTKH from the exons ATGGAGAAAGCGCTCGCGGCCTACAGACGGCACTGTCAGAAAGACGTCCCCGGGGAGTCGCTAAAACTCGACGACATTTCCCAACACTCTGAACACACACCGCAGGTCACTCCACGGCCCTTCCACCTCTCTCTAGCCAGAGTCTCCGAGATCAATCCCCAACAACGGAAAGATCCCCGACAACGACCGTGGACTGCCCTGCCAAATAAGTTTGATGCCGTCAGAATGGTAGCCGCCGCCAACATGGCCGAGCCTTCAag cAAGCCAAGACAAATATTACACGTAAAAACATTACAGATGGGGGAAAGTGAAGTGGCGAATTCCGGAATATTTCACCGAAATCATCCCCGAGATATCAGGAAATACCAATCGACAACAGCTTTAACTAGCAAACCGTCAGCAACATTGAATGCAAAGACTAACGGCAATGTGTTGTTGTCTTCACTTTCGGAAAAACTGTTTTATTCCACGTCACACCAAAAGCGTAACAATAAGCGAGAAGCGTGGACGCAGTCTGGACGAACGCCTAGTACCAGTCGATATACCAGACCTAATTTGCATAGTGCTTATTTAGTGGTCCATCCCGACTGGCTGTCTCAATCGATGCATATTCAAAAGTTGTCTTTGACTACACGGCCATTCATGAACAATACGTGCTTTGAAGACTCATCTTTTGTTCCTAGACGCTGCAAAAGTGCACCACCGACTAAACATTGA